GCCCACCAGCCGAGCCCGAACGACGCCGGCAGCCAGCCGAAGATGATCACCCCGAGGCAGAGGTTGGAGCCGAGCAGGATCGAGACCAGGTCCCGTGGCCCGCTGGTCCGCTCCTCCTCCGGGATGGTGTCGACACCGCGCTGTTCGATCGGCATGGCTGGTCTCCTTCGACGCCGCCTACGGTTTGAGCGACGTTCAATGTGTCGTGAACAGCGGTCGTGGGTCAATGCTTCTGTTTCATGAAGAGTGTGTTTAGAGTGATGTTCTAAACTGTGGAAGGCAAGGAGGTGCCGCGTCGTGAGACTCACCCCCACCGAACGTGACCGGTTGCTGCTCTTCGGAGCGGCCGAGCTGGCCCGGGCCCGCCGGGCCCGCGGCCTCCGGCTGAACGTGCCGGAGGCGACCGCGCTGATCGCGGACACCGTCTGCGAGGCCGCGCGGGACGGCAGGCGGCTCGCGGAGGCCATCGAGGCGGCCCGGTCCGTCCTCGGCCCCGAGGACGTGCTGCCGGGGGTGGCCGACGTGGTCACCGAGGTCCACGTCGAGGCGGTCTTCGACGACGGTTCCCGGCTCGCCGTGGTCTGCGACCCCATCGGCGCCGGGACGGGCGAGGACGGCCCGGGCGCGCTGCTGCCGGGACCGCAGCACACCGAGCCCGGGCCCGCCGTCCGGCTGCGGGTCACCAACACCGCGACCGTGCCGGTCTCCGTCACCTCCCACTTCCACTTCTTCGAGGCCAACCCGCGGCTGGACTTCCCGCGGGAGAGGTCCTACGGCATGCGGCTCGCCGTGCCCGCCGGCTCCTCGGTCCGGTTCGGGCCCGGCGAGAGCGCGGAGGTCGGGCTGGTGCCGATCGGCGGCGCGCGGATCGCGATCGGCTTCGCCGGCCTGGTGGACGGGCCGCTGGACGCACCGGGGGCCCGTGAGGAGGCCCTGCGCCGGGCCGCCGCCTGCGGCTACCTCGGCATCACACCGGACGGCAGCACACCGGACGGCAGCACACGGGAAGGGGACGAGCGATGAGCCGCTCCAAGGGCCGGGAGATCAGCCGCGCCACCCAGGTCGACCCGCACGCGTACGCCGCCACGCACGGCCCCCGGGCCGGCGACCGCGTCCGGCTCGGCGACTCCGGCCTCGTCGTCCGGGTCGAGTCGGACGCCCAGAAGTACGGCGACGAGTTCCTCGCCGGCTTCGGCAAGACCGCCCGCGACGGACTGCACCTGAAGGCCGCCGCCGTCCGCGACACCTGCGACGTCGTGATCAGCAACGTCCTCGTGATCGACGCCGCGCAGGGCATCCGCAAGGTCTCGATCGGCATCCGCGAGGGCCGGATCTGCGCCGTCGGACGCGCG
Above is a genomic segment from Streptomyces collinus Tu 365 containing:
- the ureA gene encoding urease subunit gamma — protein: MRLTPTERDRLLLFGAAELARARRARGLRLNVPEATALIADTVCEAARDGRRLAEAIEAARSVLGPEDVLPGVADVVTEVHVEAVFDDGSRLAVVCDPIGAGTGEDGPGALLPGPQHTEPGPAVRLRVTNTATVPVSVTSHFHFFEANPRLDFPRERSYGMRLAVPAGSSVRFGPGESAEVGLVPIGGARIAIGFAGLVDGPLDAPGAREEALRRAAACGYLGITPDGSTPDGSTREGDER